The following proteins are co-located in the Sphingomonas donggukensis genome:
- a CDS encoding catalase family protein has translation MDQPIRYTPAIETPAADEAETIRGLNEQFKIILDTTSADTGHGLRAVHAKGHGIARGTFTVADNLPPELAQGMFAEPGEHEAILRLSTNAGDILDDSISLPRGLALKILDVKGERLPGSEDASTQDFVMVNGPAFAAPDPKAFLGNLKLLAKTTDKAEGAKKLVSALARGAEAALEAVGGKSSFLQTLGGAKPVHPLGATYYSQTPFRYGDYIAKFSLVPTSAIKDFADETVNASGRPDAIREAVNELLIEQGGTWELRVQLCTNLEDMPIEDASAVWDEEASPFRTVGTLRVEPQIGWQHGVTETTDDALAFSPWHGLAAHQPLGGVNRARKSPYEFSADYRGRVNGCPMHEPSRLEDVGA, from the coding sequence ATGGATCAGCCTATCCGCTATACGCCCGCGATCGAAACGCCCGCAGCCGATGAGGCGGAGACGATCCGCGGGCTGAACGAGCAGTTCAAGATCATCCTGGACACCACATCCGCCGACACCGGCCACGGCCTGCGCGCGGTGCATGCCAAGGGTCACGGCATCGCGCGCGGCACCTTCACGGTCGCCGACAACCTGCCGCCCGAGCTGGCGCAGGGCATGTTCGCGGAGCCGGGTGAGCACGAGGCGATCCTGCGCCTGTCGACCAACGCGGGCGACATCCTGGACGACTCGATTTCGCTGCCGCGCGGGCTCGCGCTCAAGATTTTGGACGTGAAGGGCGAGCGACTGCCGGGGTCGGAGGACGCCAGCACGCAGGATTTCGTCATGGTCAACGGCCCGGCGTTCGCCGCGCCCGACCCCAAAGCGTTCCTCGGCAATCTGAAACTGCTCGCCAAGACCACCGACAAGGCCGAGGGCGCGAAGAAGCTGGTGTCGGCGCTGGCCCGCGGCGCCGAAGCCGCGCTGGAGGCGGTCGGGGGCAAATCCTCGTTCCTCCAGACGCTCGGCGGCGCGAAGCCCGTGCATCCGCTCGGCGCGACCTATTACTCGCAGACGCCGTTCCGCTACGGCGACTATATCGCGAAATTCTCGCTGGTGCCGACGTCGGCGATCAAGGATTTCGCCGACGAGACGGTCAATGCGTCGGGTCGCCCCGATGCCATCCGCGAGGCGGTGAACGAGCTGCTGATCGAACAGGGCGGCACGTGGGAGTTGCGCGTGCAGCTCTGCACGAACCTGGAGGACATGCCGATCGAGGATGCCAGCGCCGTCTGGGACGAGGAGGCGAGCCCGTTCCGCACCGTCGGCACGCTGCGCGTCGAACCCCAGATCGGGTGGCAGCATGGCGTGACCGAGACGACCGACGACGCGTTGGCGTTCAGCCCGTGGCATGGGCTTGCCGCGCACCAGCCGCTCGGCGGAGTCAATCGCGCCCGCAAGTCTCCGTACGAATTCTCGGCGGATTATCGCGGGCGGGTCAACGGCTGCCCGATGCACGAGCCTTCGCGGCTGGAAGACGTCGGCGCCTGA